The Bryobacteraceae bacterium genomic sequence CCCTCGGCGCGCCCGTCATCCCGTGCGGCTGCTCACAGAAGACCGGCACTGTCCGCCGCACTCTCCGGGATCTGTTCGCGGAAATCGAGAAAGACCACCCGCACTTGAAGCAGAACATGCTGACGGCGATGGGCAATCTGCAGCCGGAACGGCTTCTCGATCCGCGGTATCATGATCCGGACCGGCCCGTAGTACCAGCCGAATCCGAGTTGCTCCCAATTCTCTCGGAGTCGTAACTCCTCTGTAACAGGTTCGTCCTAGGATGGAAAGCTAGCCCCAATGCGACTGCTCCCTCGTGAAGAGAAATTCTTCGATTTTTTCCTGCAGCAGGCCCGTGTGATGTGCGACTCGGCCCGCGCGTTGGCTGAGGGCGCCAAGGCGGGTGGCGCCGCGATGGAGAAAGCGGCGGAGGCGATCGCCGCGCTCGAGCAAAAAGGCGACGAGATCATCCATGAGACGTTCATCCGCCTCAATCAGACGTTCATCACGCCGATCGACCCGGAGGACATCCACGTTCTGGCGTCGCACCTGGACGACGTTACCGACGGGATCGAGGAGGCGGCGCACCGTTTGGTGGCCTACCAGGTTGACCCGGTTCCGGATCTCGTCAACGAGATCTGCGCACTGCTGGTGGATTGCACCGCCGAGCTCGAGAAAGCTTTCATCGCCCTTTCCCAGGAGAAGCCGCTGCTCGACCACTGCATCGAGATCAACCGGCTCGAAGACCGGATCGACAAGATCACGCGCACCGCGGTGGCCGCGTTGTTCCGCGGCGAGAGCGATCCGATCCGGCTCATCAAACTCAAAGAAATCTACGAAATCCTTGAAAAGACATCGGACTATTGCGAGGATGTCGCCGACGTCCTGCAGGAAGTCGTGGTGAAGAACAGCTAGGCTCGCTCTTTCATGGACTCCACGCTCGCCCTGGTCGTCATCGTTGTCGCGGTTGCGCTCCTGTTCGACTACATCAACGGGTTTCACGACGCGGCCAACTCAATCGCGACCATCGTCGCCACGCGTGTCCTGACGCCGCTGCAAGCCGTGGCCTGGGCCGCGTTCTTCAATTTCTCGGCGATCTTCTTCTCGGGAACTGCGGTGGCGAAGACGATCGGATCGGGCTTGGTGGACCTGACCAAGATCGACAACTACGTGATTCTGGCCGGGCTGCTCGGCGCCATCGTCTGGAATCTCATCACCTGGTATTGGGGGCTGCCGTCGAGTTCGTCGCACGCTCTCATCGGCGGCTACGCAGGCTCGGCGATCGCGAAGGCCGGCATGGCCGGAATCATCTGGGGCCATCAGTGGCGCGACACGCTGTTGTTTATCTTCATCGCGCCAATGATCGGCCTGGTGCTCGCCTACATCCTGATGTTCCTCGTTTTCTGGCTGTTCAAGGGAGCTTCGCCGAAGAAAATGGACAACTGGTTCCGGAAGCTCCAATTGGTGTCGTCGGCCTTCTTCAGCTACTCGCACGGCACCAACGATGCGCAGAAGACCATGGGCATCATCACGGGCGTGCTGGTCACCTCGAAGTATCTTCCCGACTTCACCGTCCCTGTTTGGGTGGAGGCCGCGGCCTACTCCGCCATCGCGCTCGGCACGATGAGCGGCGGCTGGCGGATCATACGCACGATGGGCGCGCGGCTCACGCGCCTCAAACCGCGATCCGGCTTCTGCGCCGAGACCGCGGCCGGCCTGTCCATCATCTTCGCGACGTTTATCGGAAAGCCCGTTTCGACGACGCATACCGTGGCCGGGGCCATCGCCGGCGTGGGTTCGATCCAACGGGTAAGGGCGGTGCGCTGGGGCATCGCCACGAACATCCTCTGGGCGTGGGTGCTCACCATCCCCATGTCTGGGCTGGTGGGTTTCCTCGCGTTGAAGCTGCTGGGCCTGTTCGTTTACTGATCCGCCCAGCCTATTTCTTCACGATCTCCACCCGCCGGTTCTTCGCGCGCCCGTCCTCCGTTCGGTTATCGGCGATCGGCCGCGTCTGCCCGAACCCTTCCGGCGTGAGGCGCGCCGCAGTGATGCCGCCCGCCACCAGCGCCGCCGCCACGGACTTCGCCCGAGCCTTCGAGAGCGCCAGGTTCCCGTCGGCCGTACCCGTGTTGTCGGTGTGTCCCTCCACTCCAACCTTCAGATCGGTTCGCTTCTTCAGCAGCGCGACAATCTCATCCACGGTAGGCTTGGACTCCGGCAGAATATCGGCTTTCCCGGTGGCGAAATGGATATCCA encodes the following:
- a CDS encoding DUF47 family protein, whose protein sequence is MRLLPREEKFFDFFLQQARVMCDSARALAEGAKAGGAAMEKAAEAIAALEQKGDEIIHETFIRLNQTFITPIDPEDIHVLASHLDDVTDGIEEAAHRLVAYQVDPVPDLVNEICALLVDCTAELEKAFIALSQEKPLLDHCIEINRLEDRIDKITRTAVAALFRGESDPIRLIKLKEIYEILEKTSDYCEDVADVLQEVVVKNS
- a CDS encoding inorganic phosphate transporter — its product is MDSTLALVVIVVAVALLFDYINGFHDAANSIATIVATRVLTPLQAVAWAAFFNFSAIFFSGTAVAKTIGSGLVDLTKIDNYVILAGLLGAIVWNLITWYWGLPSSSSHALIGGYAGSAIAKAGMAGIIWGHQWRDTLLFIFIAPMIGLVLAYILMFLVFWLFKGASPKKMDNWFRKLQLVSSAFFSYSHGTNDAQKTMGIITGVLVTSKYLPDFTVPVWVEAAAYSAIALGTMSGGWRIIRTMGARLTRLKPRSGFCAETAAGLSIIFATFIGKPVSTTHTVAGAIAGVGSIQRVRAVRWGIATNILWAWVLTIPMSGLVGFLALKLLGLFVY